One part of the Truepera radiovictrix DSM 17093 genome encodes these proteins:
- a CDS encoding ABC transporter ATP-binding protein, whose product MPAAPTDALLTASNLRKTYPDPGGEVVALQGFSYTFPAGQITAIMGPSGSGKTTLLNLLAGLDTPTSGTVRLGGEVISALPENARAEVRLRRFGFVFQSYNLVAVLNAWQNVAFPMGLADVGAAERKARALALLKRFGLERRAHHLPHKLSGGERQRVSVARALANDPAVIFADEPTGNLDSKSGRVVIAALREAAQEGRTVILVTHDLRLVDEVDGVLELADGVLERVRPTKRRAQPVGAP is encoded by the coding sequence ATGCCCGCTGCCCCCACGGACGCCCTGTTAACGGCCAGCAACCTCCGCAAAACCTACCCCGACCCCGGCGGCGAGGTGGTCGCGCTGCAGGGGTTTTCCTACACCTTTCCGGCGGGGCAGATCACCGCCATCATGGGGCCGTCGGGGTCGGGTAAGACGACGCTGCTCAACCTCCTCGCCGGGCTCGACACCCCTACGAGCGGCACCGTCAGGCTCGGCGGGGAGGTGATCAGCGCGCTGCCGGAAAACGCTCGAGCCGAGGTCCGGCTGCGGCGCTTCGGGTTTGTCTTCCAGTCGTACAACCTCGTCGCCGTGTTAAACGCCTGGCAGAACGTAGCCTTCCCGATGGGGCTCGCCGACGTCGGGGCGGCGGAGCGCAAAGCGCGGGCGCTCGCGCTCCTTAAGCGCTTCGGTCTGGAGCGGCGCGCCCATCACCTGCCGCACAAGCTCTCGGGCGGCGAACGGCAGCGCGTGAGCGTGGCGCGGGCGCTCGCGAACGACCCGGCGGTCATCTTCGCTGACGAACCGACCGGCAACCTCGACTCGAAAAGCGGCCGCGTGGTGATCGCCGCCCTGCGCGAGGCGGCGCAGGAGGGGCGCACGGTGATCCTGGTGACCCACGACCTCAGGCTCGTCGACGAGGTCGACGGCGTGCTCGAGCTCGCCGACGGGGTGTTGGAGCGCGTGCGCCCCACCAAACGGCGCGCGCAACCGGTCGGCGCGCCCTAA
- the hflX gene encoding GTPase HflX, with product MNKVHGKLSGLKTSQVKRLSNLYRRRLDPSAVVSQELARALGELSLEFHKPVSVLVDRRGRVVTVALGDAADTPLPARPGEAEGRLYGLRLVHTHLKGGGLSQGDLSKLFLNRLDAVVAVDVRANARGDAEVTQVHLAQIAPPRAEAEDWLISPPMSMQRAEKLDFLELTRALEEELSRSARARETKRSSQERAVLVGLNTGESPFESDSRLAELAELARSAGATVAVMSKQQRAAPDPRTLIGRGKLQELVSRAYHEDADLLIFDRELNPAQAREIAQETQLKVVDRTQLILDIFAQNARGREAQVQVELAQLQYQVTRLAGRGRAMSRLGGGIGTRGPGETKLEVDRRRIRDRIAALQAEVAQISQRRAEGRKGRKASEVPVIALVGYTNAGKSTLFNALAKADVLSQNRLFATLRPTTREGWLPALGAWGGKVLYTDTVGFIRDLPEELVDAFRATLEELHDAELLLHVVDAATPGAPDRVAAVNRILDDLGVEVPRTVVLNKADLAAPAELKDLAKRYNALGVSAATGAGLDALKASLAQLLEGPRHVPLPDDPGRAYGMTFHD from the coding sequence ATCAACAAAGTTCACGGTAAACTCTCCGGTTTAAAAACCTCGCAGGTCAAACGCCTCTCCAACCTCTACCGGCGCCGCCTGGACCCGAGCGCCGTCGTCTCACAGGAGTTGGCTCGAGCCCTCGGCGAGCTGTCGCTGGAGTTTCACAAACCCGTCTCGGTGCTCGTCGACCGGCGCGGGCGCGTCGTCACGGTGGCGCTCGGCGACGCTGCCGACACGCCGCTCCCCGCACGGCCCGGCGAGGCCGAGGGGCGGCTTTACGGGTTGCGGCTCGTGCACACCCACCTCAAAGGGGGTGGCCTGTCGCAGGGCGACCTCTCGAAGCTGTTTTTAAACCGCCTCGACGCCGTGGTCGCCGTCGACGTGCGGGCGAACGCGCGCGGCGACGCCGAGGTGACGCAGGTGCACCTCGCGCAGATCGCGCCGCCCCGCGCCGAGGCGGAAGACTGGCTCATCTCGCCCCCTATGAGCATGCAGCGCGCCGAAAAGCTCGACTTTTTGGAGCTCACCAGAGCCCTCGAGGAGGAGCTGAGCCGGAGCGCGCGCGCGCGTGAGACGAAGCGTTCGTCGCAAGAGCGCGCCGTCTTGGTCGGCCTCAACACGGGCGAGAGCCCCTTCGAGAGCGACTCGAGGCTGGCTGAGCTCGCCGAACTCGCCCGCAGCGCGGGTGCGACGGTCGCCGTGATGAGTAAGCAGCAGCGCGCCGCACCGGACCCGCGCACGCTGATCGGGCGCGGCAAGCTGCAAGAGCTCGTCTCCAGGGCGTACCACGAGGACGCCGACCTCTTGATCTTCGACCGCGAACTTAACCCCGCGCAGGCGCGCGAGATCGCCCAGGAGACGCAGCTCAAGGTCGTCGACCGCACCCAGCTCATCTTGGACATCTTCGCGCAGAACGCGCGGGGCCGCGAGGCGCAGGTGCAGGTCGAACTCGCGCAGCTGCAGTACCAGGTGACGCGCCTCGCCGGCCGCGGGCGCGCCATGAGCCGCCTCGGTGGGGGGATCGGCACGCGGGGGCCGGGGGAGACGAAGCTCGAGGTCGACCGCCGCCGCATCCGCGACCGCATCGCGGCGCTCCAAGCCGAGGTCGCCCAGATCAGCCAGCGCCGCGCCGAGGGGCGCAAGGGCCGCAAGGCGTCGGAGGTACCGGTCATCGCCCTGGTCGGCTACACGAACGCGGGCAAATCCACCCTCTTTAACGCGCTCGCCAAAGCCGACGTGCTGAGCCAAAACCGCCTGTTTGCCACCCTGCGCCCGACGACCCGCGAGGGCTGGCTGCCGGCCTTGGGCGCGTGGGGCGGCAAGGTGCTCTACACCGACACGGTCGGTTTTATCCGCGACCTGCCCGAGGAGCTCGTCGACGCCTTCCGGGCCACCTTAGAGGAGCTGCACGACGCCGAGCTCTTGCTCCACGTCGTCGACGCCGCCACCCCCGGCGCACCCGACCGCGTGGCAGCCGTCAACCGCATCTTGGACGACCTCGGCGTCGAGGTGCCGCGCACGGTGGTGCTGAATAAAGCCGACCTCGCCGCTCCGGCCGAGCTCAAAGACCTCGCCAAGCGCTACAACGCTCTTGGCGTGTCCGCTGCTACCGGCGCTGGACTAGACGCGCTCAAAGCGTCGCTGGCGCAGCTTCTGGAGGGGCCGCGCCACGTCCCGCTACCCGACGACCCGGGGCGCGCTTACGGCATGACCTTTCACGACTAG
- a CDS encoding DUF2207 family protein encodes MTIFRRYLPPLLLLLAGALGSAYAQDFRWLDVRQQVTVQPDGAVIVRDERTLSTRGDFGEAFICVALAPGQTLTLLEGGALSPGPAAEALQQPCEEGEGQEVVLRQAERVAERRVFFTYRLEGTLEAYSDVVAWYWEILERDRPPVDGYTLTVTAPGPMAEPYDAFVHRFNNPEAPVVRLSPDRSELSVTFAHVPAGDGVEIHYLMDPALFDAAVRRAGVQTPGLEGRLLEEARLANLGTPGAPTVHLTEAPRVVDAGAVTLTGTVAHEGVVTAVAYSLNRAAPAPCDLSPTPPWTFSCALTALEPGDNDVTIVARSAEGAGFTTHTLRWRSAAERARANPLWGLLGLFAALGVGGGVFRALGRQRRSSYPPSMRYPFEPPKARPPAAAALLASRLAPNTQAAFHATIMDLARRGFGSFASKGRQFNMHLDLEQDTSELLPFEASVLDYLKRAARSRRGDPAHLEFRELRRYSEKHLAHFLSVWSEELKAWLTAELGGPRLSPASQRAAWGWAALGVLGAALCGVGATLTLGAAQLALLGCALACGALSLVAAALLPAWRAEVAPEALGWQGFRRTLSDYTRMKDAPDDFFRLWDVYYCYAAALGVAERFLRNLERAAPLRNLDEGALASRAAWLGHGAMSGQSFAGVSSAALSLGSALRAAGASASSGGSVGGGGGGGGGGSSGGR; translated from the coding sequence GTGACCATCTTCCGCCGTTATCTCCCGCCGCTCCTGCTGCTCCTCGCCGGGGCGCTCGGGAGCGCCTACGCGCAAGACTTTCGCTGGCTGGACGTGCGGCAGCAGGTCACCGTGCAACCAGACGGCGCGGTCATCGTCCGCGACGAGCGCACGCTAAGCACCCGCGGCGACTTCGGCGAAGCGTTTATCTGCGTCGCGCTCGCCCCCGGGCAGACCCTGACGCTGCTCGAGGGGGGCGCCCTCTCCCCCGGCCCGGCGGCCGAGGCCCTGCAGCAGCCCTGTGAGGAGGGCGAGGGGCAGGAGGTCGTCCTACGCCAAGCCGAGCGGGTCGCCGAGCGGCGCGTCTTTTTCACCTACCGCCTCGAGGGGACCCTCGAGGCCTACAGCGACGTCGTCGCGTGGTACTGGGAGATCCTGGAGCGCGACCGCCCCCCCGTCGACGGCTACACCCTCACCGTCACCGCCCCCGGCCCGATGGCCGAACCCTACGACGCCTTCGTGCACCGCTTTAACAACCCCGAAGCGCCCGTCGTGCGGCTTTCGCCCGACCGCAGCGAGCTGTCGGTGACGTTCGCGCACGTCCCAGCGGGCGACGGCGTCGAGATCCACTACCTCATGGACCCCGCGCTCTTCGACGCGGCGGTGCGGCGCGCGGGGGTCCAGACGCCGGGGCTCGAGGGGCGCCTTTTGGAGGAGGCGAGGCTGGCCAACCTCGGCACCCCGGGCGCGCCCACCGTGCACCTCACGGAGGCGCCGCGCGTCGTCGACGCGGGCGCCGTGACGCTCACCGGCACAGTCGCGCACGAGGGCGTGGTGACGGCCGTCGCCTACAGCCTCAACCGCGCCGCACCCGCCCCCTGCGACCTCTCCCCTACCCCGCCCTGGACCTTTTCGTGCGCCCTCACGGCGCTCGAGCCGGGCGACAACGACGTCACGATCGTCGCGCGGAGCGCCGAGGGGGCGGGGTTCACCACCCACACCCTGAGGTGGCGGAGCGCCGCCGAACGAGCGCGCGCAAACCCCTTATGGGGTCTTCTGGGGCTCTTTGCGGCGCTCGGCGTCGGCGGCGGGGTGTTTCGGGCGCTCGGCCGGCAGCGGCGCTCGAGCTACCCTCCCAGCATGCGCTACCCCTTCGAACCGCCCAAGGCGCGCCCCCCGGCCGCCGCCGCGCTCCTCGCGTCGCGCCTCGCGCCGAACACCCAGGCCGCCTTTCACGCCACCATCATGGATCTGGCGCGTCGCGGCTTCGGGTCGTTCGCCTCGAAGGGGCGGCAGTTCAACATGCACCTCGACCTCGAGCAAGACACCTCCGAGCTCCTGCCCTTTGAGGCGAGCGTCCTCGACTACCTCAAACGGGCCGCCAGGAGCCGCCGCGGCGACCCGGCGCACCTCGAGTTCCGCGAGCTCAGGCGCTACTCCGAAAAGCACCTCGCCCACTTTTTAAGCGTCTGGTCGGAGGAGCTCAAAGCGTGGCTCACGGCCGAACTCGGTGGGCCGCGCCTCTCGCCCGCGAGCCAGCGCGCCGCCTGGGGGTGGGCGGCGCTCGGCGTTCTCGGCGCGGCGCTCTGCGGGGTCGGGGCGACGCTCACCCTCGGCGCGGCGCAGCTCGCCCTCCTCGGGTGCGCGCTCGCCTGCGGCGCCCTCAGTCTGGTCGCCGCCGCCTTGCTACCTGCGTGGCGCGCGGAGGTCGCGCCGGAGGCGCTGGGCTGGCAGGGCTTTCGGCGGACGCTCTCGGACTACACCCGCATGAAAGACGCCCCCGACGACTTTTTCCGGCTCTGGGACGTCTACTACTGCTACGCCGCCGCCCTCGGGGTGGCCGAGCGGTTCCTGCGCAACCTCGAGCGCGCCGCGCCGCTACGCAACCTCGACGAAGGGGCGCTCGCGAGCCGCGCGGCCTGGTTGGGCCACGGCGCCATGAGCGGCCAGAGCTTCGCGGGCGTCAGCAGCGCCGCCCTGTCGCTCGGCAGCGCCCTCAGGGCGGCGGGGGCGTCGGCCTCGTCGGGGGGGTCGGTCGGCGGCGGCGGCGGGGGGGGTGGGGGCGGCTCCTCGGGGGGCCGCTAG
- a CDS encoding thiolase family protein: MNVVLASAVRTPFGAFQGALSPLKASQLGAVAIREAVSRAGLEAKDVDAVFMGNVLPAGMGQAPARQALRYAGLDDRTPAVTVSKVCGSGMEAIIQAARMVALGDAEIVVAGGMESMSNAPFLLPGARAGLRMGTQQLLDHMVHDGLWDAYYDKHMGSCAELCAAKYSFSREAQDAFAERSYRRAQEAAASGAFADEIVPVEVPGRKGTVIVGEDEEPARVKFDKIASLRPAFDPAGTVTAANASTINDGAAAAVVCREETARERGLPVLAVIEGYSGHATDPEWFTVAPVGAMRGLFKKLAASPSDFDLFEINEAFAVVVMAALQELGLSPERVNVHGGAVALGHPIGASGARIVGTLAHALRRRGGGRGVASICIGGGEALALALRVPA, encoded by the coding sequence GTGAACGTCGTGCTCGCGTCGGCCGTGCGGACGCCCTTCGGGGCCTTTCAGGGGGCGCTTTCACCCCTTAAAGCGTCGCAGCTAGGGGCGGTCGCTATCCGCGAGGCGGTGAGCCGCGCGGGGCTTGAGGCGAAGGACGTCGACGCCGTCTTTATGGGTAACGTCTTGCCGGCGGGGATGGGGCAGGCGCCCGCGCGGCAGGCGCTGCGGTACGCGGGGCTTGACGACCGCACCCCGGCGGTCACGGTGAGCAAGGTCTGCGGCAGCGGGATGGAGGCGATCATTCAGGCCGCGCGGATGGTCGCCCTGGGTGACGCCGAGATCGTCGTCGCCGGGGGGATGGAGTCGATGAGCAACGCCCCCTTTCTGCTGCCGGGGGCGCGCGCGGGGCTCAGGATGGGTACCCAGCAGCTGCTCGACCACATGGTGCACGACGGCCTCTGGGACGCTTACTACGACAAGCACATGGGTTCGTGCGCCGAGCTGTGCGCCGCCAAGTACAGCTTTTCGCGCGAGGCCCAAGACGCCTTTGCCGAGCGCTCGTACCGGCGGGCGCAGGAGGCGGCCGCGTCGGGGGCGTTCGCGGACGAAATCGTGCCGGTCGAGGTGCCGGGGCGCAAGGGGACGGTGATAGTCGGCGAGGACGAGGAGCCCGCGCGCGTCAAGTTCGACAAGATCGCTTCGCTGCGCCCCGCGTTCGACCCCGCGGGTACGGTCACCGCGGCGAACGCCTCGACGATCAACGACGGCGCGGCGGCGGCGGTGGTGTGCCGCGAGGAGACGGCCCGCGAGCGGGGGCTACCGGTGCTCGCCGTGATCGAGGGCTATAGCGGCCACGCGACCGACCCGGAGTGGTTTACCGTGGCGCCCGTCGGGGCGATGCGGGGGCTTTTCAAAAAGCTAGCGGCGTCCCCGAGCGACTTCGACCTCTTCGAGATCAACGAAGCATTTGCGGTGGTGGTGATGGCCGCACTTCAGGAGCTGGGGCTCTCGCCCGAGCGGGTCAACGTCCACGGCGGCGCGGTCGCCTTGGGTCACCCCATCGGCGCTTCGGGGGCGCGCATCGTGGGGACGCTTGCGCACGCGCTGAGGCGGCGCGGTGGCGGGCGCGGTGTGGCGTCGATCTGCATCGGCGGTGGGGAGGCGCTCGCGCTCGCCCTACGCGTCCCCGCGTGA
- a CDS encoding nicotinate phosphoribosyltransferase yields the protein MTFAQQRLAEGFLFTDLYQLTMAQLYFRTGLAEKRAQFDHFFRDLPNYGDHRAGYCVNAGLGWLLDWMKEARVQEADIEALKSMRGRTGERLFGDDFLAWLKRHGTFECLTLRAIPEGRVVHPGVPLTVVEGPLIMAQILETALLAQLNYQTLIATKAARVKESARGGLVLEFGVRRAHDRGANAGTRAALIGGADFTSNAGISHVLGFPPKGTHAHSMVQAFVALGLGELAAFRAYAETYPDECVLLVDTIDTLHSGIPNAITVFEELRRKGHEPVGVRLDSGDLAYLSIQAAKLLNEAGFPDVAIVLSSNLDELVIWQILTQISEEAPAYGLDPEAIIRRLVYGVGTRLITSEGDTALGGVYKLVSLHDGERWQPAIKLSDSRDKVLNPGDKGAWRLYDARGNATADLITLADETPKPPQGDERLLLHHPSDPSRRRTLRAGEVSRVEPLLLPVLEEGRLVRELPDIPAMRELRTRDIEALNSGVRRLVNPHIYHVSLSEPLWTLKQELIASLSENGR from the coding sequence ATGACCTTCGCTCAGCAGCGTCTCGCCGAGGGGTTTCTCTTTACCGACCTCTACCAGCTCACCATGGCGCAGCTCTACTTCCGCACCGGTCTCGCCGAGAAGCGGGCGCAGTTCGACCACTTTTTCCGCGACCTCCCGAACTACGGCGACCACCGGGCGGGTTACTGCGTCAACGCGGGGCTGGGCTGGCTGCTCGACTGGATGAAAGAGGCGCGCGTTCAGGAAGCGGATATCGAAGCGCTCAAGAGCATGAGGGGCCGCACCGGCGAGCGGCTTTTCGGCGACGACTTTCTGGCGTGGCTTAAACGGCATGGCACCTTCGAGTGCCTGACGCTGCGAGCGATCCCCGAGGGGCGGGTGGTGCACCCCGGGGTGCCGCTGACGGTCGTCGAAGGGCCTCTGATCATGGCGCAGATTTTGGAGACGGCCCTCTTGGCGCAGCTCAACTACCAGACGCTCATCGCCACCAAGGCCGCGCGCGTCAAGGAGAGCGCGCGCGGCGGCCTGGTGCTCGAATTTGGCGTTCGCCGCGCGCACGACCGCGGGGCGAACGCGGGCACGCGCGCGGCGCTGATCGGCGGCGCCGATTTCACCTCGAACGCCGGCATCTCGCACGTCTTGGGGTTTCCGCCCAAGGGCACCCACGCGCACTCGATGGTGCAAGCCTTTGTCGCCCTCGGGTTGGGCGAACTGGCGGCCTTTCGCGCCTACGCCGAGACCTACCCCGACGAGTGCGTGCTCTTGGTCGACACCATCGACACGCTGCATAGCGGCATCCCGAACGCCATCACGGTCTTTGAGGAGCTGCGGCGCAAGGGGCACGAACCGGTCGGGGTGCGCCTCGACTCGGGCGACCTCGCGTACCTCAGCATCCAGGCCGCCAAGTTGCTCAACGAGGCGGGGTTTCCAGACGTCGCCATCGTGCTCAGCAGCAACCTCGACGAGCTCGTCATCTGGCAGATCCTGACGCAGATCTCTGAAGAGGCGCCCGCGTACGGCCTCGACCCCGAGGCGATCATCCGCCGCCTCGTCTACGGCGTCGGCACCCGCCTTATTACCTCCGAAGGCGACACCGCGCTGGGCGGGGTGTACAAGCTCGTCTCGCTCCACGACGGCGAAAGGTGGCAGCCGGCGATCAAGCTCTCGGATTCGCGCGACAAGGTGCTCAACCCGGGCGACAAGGGGGCATGGCGCCTCTACGACGCGCGCGGCAACGCCACGGCCGACCTCATCACCCTCGCGGACGAGACGCCCAAGCCGCCCCAAGGGGACGAGCGGCTGCTCCTCCACCACCCCTCGGACCCCTCGAGGCGGCGCACGCTGCGCGCGGGCGAGGTGAGCCGCGTCGAACCCCTGCTGCTGCCGGTACTCGAAGAGGGCCGCTTGGTGCGCGAGCTGCCCGACATCCCGGCGATGCGCGAGCTGCGCACGCGCGACATCGAGGCGCTCAACTCCGGGGTGCGGCGCTTGGTGAACCCGCACATCTACCACGTCTCTTTGAGCGAGCCGCTGTGGACGCTAAAGCAGGAGCTGATCGCGTCGTTGAGCGAGAACGGCCGCTGA
- a CDS encoding helix-turn-helix domain-containing protein: MNELGHDASLRRPARASRRAGSATRSPLRQSRLAESLREARQDRGLELRDVSVITGVRMSYLEALEAGDYGRLPEDAKGKNALRLFARAVGLDPARMLLLYAQERRGVYAPPPELELPRDDARPPRPVWGRLGRWLATLALIAATLGAALWVFNTLLFPPAGTPAPQATLNAPMEAPRSPSAAPGTVDLATADVPVRPPPTTPPAAEPAEAPAPQVEALPTDVPPAAVAPSTTGPTVTDPTAITPATSAPTPNAAPLEADAALDAPANDAEPVAEEPAAPANAQAAAQADAQTNGQLSEPINGQTAQAEAPAPETAPPTVTINVTAPAWLEVYTGGARREGERLVYRLAEPGETLTFEGPVFIFTGNAGGVAVSVGGGPAEPLGAPSRVVGRVFPAESP, translated from the coding sequence GTGAACGAGCTAGGGCACGACGCGTCGCTCAGGCGCCCCGCGCGGGCCAGTAGGCGTGCGGGTAGCGCCACGCGTTCGCCGCTGCGGCAGAGCCGCCTCGCCGAGAGCTTGCGCGAAGCGCGCCAAGATAGGGGGCTCGAGCTGCGCGACGTGTCGGTGATCACGGGGGTGCGCATGAGCTACCTCGAGGCGCTCGAGGCGGGTGACTACGGGCGCCTGCCGGAGGACGCCAAGGGCAAAAACGCCCTGCGGCTCTTTGCGCGCGCGGTCGGCCTCGACCCGGCGCGGATGCTGCTGCTCTACGCCCAAGAGCGGCGCGGCGTCTACGCCCCGCCGCCGGAGCTCGAGCTGCCCCGCGACGACGCGCGCCCCCCCAGGCCGGTGTGGGGCCGTTTGGGGCGGTGGTTGGCGACCCTGGCGCTCATCGCGGCGACCCTTGGGGCCGCGCTGTGGGTCTTTAACACCCTCCTCTTCCCCCCCGCCGGCACACCCGCCCCCCAAGCCACCCTCAACGCCCCCATGGAGGCGCCCCGGAGCCCCTCGGCCGCACCTGGTACGGTGGACCTCGCGACCGCCGACGTACCCGTGAGGCCACCCCCGACCACGCCACCAGCCGCGGAACCTGCGGAGGCTCCGGCGCCCCAGGTAGAGGCGCTCCCGACCGATGTCCCCCCGGCCGCCGTGGCGCCGTCCACCACCGGCCCCACCGTCACAGACCCTACAGCGATCACCCCGGCGACCTCAGCCCCTACCCCGAACGCCGCGCCGCTCGAGGCCGACGCGGCGCTGGACGCGCCCGCGAACGACGCTGAGCCCGTCGCCGAGGAACCGGCAGCGCCGGCAAACGCCCAGGCGGCGGCACAGGCAGACGCGCAGACAAACGGGCAGCTCAGCGAACCGATCAACGGGCAAACCGCCCAGGCGGAGGCGCCAGCGCCGGAAACGGCCCCGCCCACCGTCACCATAAACGTCACCGCGCCGGCGTGGCTCGAGGTCTACACGGGCGGCGCACGGCGCGAAGGGGAGCGCCTCGTCTACCGCCTCGCCGAACCGGGCGAAACCCTGACCTTCGAGGGGCCGGTGTTCATCTTTACCGGCAACGCGGGGGGCGTCGCGGTCTCCGTCGGCGGCGGCCCCGCCGAACCGCTCGGCGCGCCGAGCCGCGTGGTCGGCCGGGTATTCCCCGCCGAGTCACCCTGA
- a CDS encoding pseudouridine-5'-phosphate glycosidase → MRLHPAVARALATGQAVVALESTVITHGLPRPQNLALARALERAVREAGAVPATIGLLGGEVVVGLSDGELAYLAEAPAAKATLWNLADLTVRGADAGTTVAATLHLAARAGILVFATGGIGGVHGAYDESADLAALARYPLVVVSAGAKSILDQAATLERLESLGVSVIGYRSDRFAGFHVPQTALPVPARCDTPEEVAERFRAARALGLPGALLVAKPVSEGLTAEEVDGWLGRAQREAAAAGLRGKDVTPFLLRRFDELSEGRATDVNVRLLEENARLGAQVALALQRAPASTP, encoded by the coding sequence ATGAGGTTGCATCCGGCAGTTGCGCGCGCGCTTGCTACGGGGCAAGCGGTCGTCGCCCTCGAGTCCACCGTCATCACCCACGGGTTGCCCCGCCCGCAGAACCTAGCGCTCGCGCGAGCTTTGGAGCGCGCCGTGCGGGAGGCGGGCGCCGTGCCCGCCACGATTGGGCTTTTAGGTGGGGAGGTGGTCGTCGGGCTCTCGGACGGTGAGCTCGCCTACCTCGCCGAAGCACCGGCCGCCAAAGCCACGCTCTGGAACCTCGCCGACCTCACCGTGCGGGGTGCGGACGCCGGCACGACGGTCGCCGCCACCTTGCACCTCGCCGCGCGCGCGGGCATCTTGGTCTTCGCCACGGGCGGGATCGGCGGGGTGCACGGCGCCTACGACGAGTCAGCCGACCTCGCCGCGCTCGCGCGCTACCCCTTGGTGGTCGTCTCGGCGGGGGCCAAATCCATCCTCGACCAGGCGGCGACCTTGGAGCGGCTCGAGAGCCTCGGGGTGAGCGTCATCGGCTACCGCAGCGACCGCTTCGCGGGGTTCCACGTCCCCCAGACCGCGCTCCCCGTCCCCGCGCGCTGCGACACGCCCGAGGAGGTGGCCGAACGCTTCCGCGCGGCGCGCGCGCTGGGGCTACCGGGCGCCTTGCTGGTAGCCAAGCCCGTCTCGGAGGGCCTGACGGCCGAGGAGGTGGACGGCTGGTTGGGGCGCGCGCAGCGGGAGGCGGCCGCAGCGGGTCTGCGGGGAAAGGACGTGACGCCCTTTTTGCTGCGCCGCTTCGACGAGCTCTCCGAGGGGCGCGCGACCGACGTGAACGTACGCCTTCTAGAGGAGAACGCCAGGCTCGGGGCGCAGGTCGCGCTCGCGCTACAGCGCGCGCCGGCCAGCACCCCTTAG
- a CDS encoding ABC transporter permease — protein sequence MLWSLALQSLRLRPVRTFLTALGIAVAVGSTVIFLSLGEGLRQIFAEELSGLGPDIRVGADEFDALSLSALPEVPLTLADELRAEAPQLGITSVVPILIYTRAGFTPTSTFVFQGLPTDIDIRSVYFDYTVIEGRALDASDEGAFVAVVGEQAALRNDIALGDTLRLNPEASFEVVGIARSGGGLVDSTIVLPLTSLQTALDLRDRVTLLAVSLTNPARAAEVAETLSERYPDYGFQTRGEVLEVLERGVRVSDVVRLGISAIALIVGAIAVANTVLMSVFERTREFGVVRALGAKPRFLFGLVLAESVLLSLVGAAFGVLLGRLGIWVVNAISADLIGLEVAALTLRLGLFAVAIAFAMGLLSGLLPAARAARIPIAVAMARE from the coding sequence ATGCTCTGGTCACTCGCCCTGCAGTCGCTTCGGCTCCGCCCGGTGCGCACCTTTTTGACGGCGCTCGGGATCGCCGTCGCGGTCGGTTCGACCGTGATCTTCCTGTCGCTCGGGGAGGGGCTCCGGCAGATCTTTGCCGAGGAGCTGAGCGGTCTGGGGCCGGACATTCGCGTCGGCGCCGACGAGTTCGACGCGCTCTCGCTCTCTGCGCTCCCCGAAGTGCCGCTGACGCTCGCCGATGAGCTGCGCGCAGAGGCGCCGCAGCTCGGAATCACGAGCGTCGTCCCGATTCTTATCTATACCCGCGCGGGGTTTACACCGACGAGCACCTTCGTCTTTCAGGGGCTGCCCACCGACATCGACATCCGCAGCGTCTACTTCGACTACACGGTCATTGAGGGGCGGGCGTTAGACGCAAGCGACGAGGGCGCCTTTGTCGCCGTCGTCGGCGAGCAGGCCGCGCTGCGCAACGACATCGCGCTCGGCGACACGCTGCGCCTGAACCCCGAAGCCAGCTTCGAGGTCGTCGGCATCGCCCGCTCGGGCGGCGGGCTCGTCGACAGCACCATCGTGCTGCCGCTGACGAGTCTGCAGACGGCGCTTGACCTTCGCGACCGCGTCACCCTCCTCGCCGTCAGCCTCACCAACCCGGCGCGGGCCGCCGAGGTCGCCGAGACGCTGAGCGAGCGCTACCCGGACTACGGGTTTCAGACGCGCGGCGAGGTGCTCGAGGTGCTCGAGCGCGGGGTGCGCGTGAGCGACGTCGTGCGTCTGGGCATCTCGGCGATCGCCCTGATCGTCGGCGCCATCGCGGTCGCCAACACGGTGCTGATGAGCGTCTTTGAGCGTACCCGCGAGTTCGGCGTGGTGCGCGCGCTCGGCGCCAAACCGCGCTTTCTCTTCGGCTTGGTGCTCGCCGAGTCGGTGCTTCTAAGCCTCGTGGGGGCGGCCTTCGGGGTGCTCTTGGGGCGCCTCGGCATCTGGGTGGTCAACGCCATCTCAGCCGACCTCATCGGCCTCGAGGTCGCCGCGCTGACCCTGCGGCTCGGCCTCTTCGCCGTCGCCATCGCCTTCGCCATGGGGCTTTTGTCGGGTCTGCTGCCCGCCGCGCGCGCCGCGCGCATCCCGATCGCGGTCGCCATGGCGCGGGAGTAG